Part of the Xylanibacillus composti genome is shown below.
GCTTGACGTCACTTTCGTGGGCAATCTTAACTTGCAAGCATGACCGTTGCGATACCGGCTGAAGTGCCGAGAATAAATCCGACGAAGACGTCTGACGGATAGTGCAGCCCCAGATAAATTCTGGAGATGGCTACGGTCAGCGCAAGCGGCACCAGAAGCACGGCAAACAATGGAAAAATAAGGACGAAAGGTGTTATAATAGAAAAAATAGCGGTTGTATGTCCTGACGGGAAGGAATGGTCCTTCAACGGAAGCGACGAGAGAATCGCCTCCGGCAATGCGTCGTATGGCCGCAAGCGCGGGTATATTCTTTTTATAAAAGCTACGGGGATATGGCTTGCTGCCAAAGCAATCAGGCCAAGCATCGCTGTTCGCGCAAGCGCGCCGGAAGCCAAAATCCACAGCAGCGCCATCGCCGAAATGGTGAAGGTAGCGCCGCCCAAATGCGTGATTTTGCCCATGATCCAGTCCATTATCTGATGTTGCAGTCGTTGATTGATCCAGTGAAACATGCGAAGCTCCCGGTGGTGTAGCCATATCACGACACGGCTCATCAAGTGTCCCTCCTTCTGTCGGCAGGCAGATTGACTGCTTCACGTTTCTCATTTTAAAAGATAAGTGTTAATGTAGTATTAAATAAAGTATAAAATAATAAGCAGATAAACTTTGATTTTCGGTTAATGTTCTCCTTACATACGGGAATTACAATATATATCATAATCACTAGGCGAATGCAAGATGAATGGAGGGTCGAACGGATGAGAGTTGCCTTGTTTACAGACACGTATTT
Proteins encoded:
- a CDS encoding phosphatase PAP2 family protein; the protein is MSRVVIWLHHRELRMFHWINQRLQHQIMDWIMGKITHLGGATFTISAMALLWILASGALARTAMLGLIALAASHIPVAFIKRIYPRLRPYDALPEAILSSLPLKDHSFPSGHTTAIFSIITPFVLIFPLFAVLLVPLALTVAISRIYLGLHYPSDVFVGFILGTSAGIATVMLAS